The following are encoded together in the Flammeovirga agarivorans genome:
- a CDS encoding glycosyltransferase, protein MRIAILSTFYPLRGGIAQYGGALYNALEAEGHQVKAFTFSRQYPDFLFPGKSQYVTESDSTDVIESEELLDSINPLSYISTANAIKKFAPDVLITQFWMSFFGPSCGTVAKLVGQQCKVISILHNVIAHEGRFFDKPFTKYFLNQHHGFVTMSSAVEKDLRKYTTTLPSLERPHPLYDHFGEIEDKVATRKKLGIATNKKTLLFFGFIREYKGLDLLIKAFDLLDDSYQLVIAGEVYGSFDEYQALIDENQNKENIFIFNQYIADQEVGQYFSVADVCVLPYRSATQSGVTAVALHYEVPLIATDVGGLKELVVSGQTGEIVSKADVDLLHQTLLHFFNNDLNVYHEHIRALKKDMSWSSFAKYLTEFINSIN, encoded by the coding sequence ATGAGGATAGCTATTTTATCCACTTTTTATCCATTAAGAGGAGGAATTGCTCAATATGGAGGTGCTTTATATAATGCATTAGAAGCCGAAGGTCATCAAGTAAAAGCATTTACTTTTTCTCGTCAGTATCCAGACTTTTTGTTTCCTGGTAAATCGCAATATGTTACTGAAAGTGATTCTACCGATGTTATTGAATCAGAAGAGCTTTTGGATTCTATCAATCCCCTCTCCTATATAAGTACCGCTAATGCCATCAAGAAATTCGCTCCGGATGTATTGATTACACAATTCTGGATGTCGTTTTTTGGCCCTTCTTGTGGAACTGTGGCGAAGTTAGTGGGGCAACAGTGTAAGGTGATTAGCATTTTGCATAATGTCATCGCTCATGAAGGAAGATTTTTTGATAAACCTTTCACAAAATATTTTTTAAATCAGCATCATGGCTTTGTTACCATGAGTAGTGCTGTTGAAAAAGACCTCAGAAAATATACCACTACATTACCATCTTTAGAAAGACCACATCCATTATACGATCATTTTGGAGAGATTGAAGATAAAGTTGCTACAAGAAAAAAATTAGGCATTGCAACAAATAAAAAGACTCTTCTTTTCTTCGGTTTTATCAGAGAATATAAAGGGCTAGACTTATTGATAAAAGCATTTGATTTACTTGATGATAGTTATCAATTGGTCATAGCAGGAGAAGTTTATGGTTCCTTTGATGAGTATCAAGCACTAATAGATGAGAACCAAAATAAAGAGAATATTTTCATCTTCAATCAATATATTGCTGATCAAGAAGTAGGGCAATATTTCTCTGTCGCAGATGTATGTGTATTACCATACAGATCTGCTACACAAAGTGGAGTAACAGCAGTGGCCTTACACTACGAAGTACCACTGATTGCTACAGACGTTGGGGGGTTAAAAGAATTAGTAGTATCAGGTCAAACAGGAGAGATAGTTAGTAAGGCAGATGTAGATTTATTACATCAAACCTTGCTTCATTTTTTTAATAATGATCTAAATGTTTATCATGAACATATTAGAGCATTAAAAAAAGATATGTCTTGGAGCAGCTTTGCTAAATACCTTACCGAATTTATCAATTCTATCAATTAA
- a CDS encoding caspase family protein: MKKYLLTLLIACISLSIIGQEKNILVMPNVEKGASICSSFQIYDNKVAVNAIEEVYKENKYLVINSSKIIHDLSISGGCYQGNDHVRTKLLEQNELIYFTVVQVDYKNDYNGSYVEVTTDVIDAKVKKKLATIKSKSTPQFTSDKKEQIKSAFRKVIQPLMLEALRAQRSKTYIAPTSSLTLPIRTPPKKEKKEEQPKVETPVENTSPVIGATITPSDVDINIPKGGTNENAVAVIIGNKNYRNSDVPAVKYAIHDAEIMKQYLTQLYGYREGNIIYIEDATQADFNAIFGIKGNPKGKLYNYVKPEESDVFIYYSGHGAPNPESQEGYFVPVDTDPSLIQFNGYAVNTLYENLAAVPYRNLTVVIDACFSGSSDGGMLLKSISPVFIKTENKILQDENAFIFSASASEQVASWYEDKSHGLFTYFYLKGLQGAADKDQDGRVTVEEMSTYLNDNVTYMARSLNNRAQNPQINGTPSRYVK; the protein is encoded by the coding sequence ATGAAAAAATACTTACTTACACTACTAATTGCCTGTATATCATTATCAATAATTGGACAAGAGAAGAACATTCTGGTAATGCCTAATGTTGAAAAAGGGGCTTCCATTTGTTCGTCTTTTCAGATTTATGATAATAAAGTTGCTGTAAATGCCATTGAAGAAGTATATAAAGAAAATAAATACCTTGTGATCAACTCATCCAAGATCATTCATGATTTATCGATCTCAGGAGGTTGTTATCAAGGCAATGATCATGTGAGGACTAAACTTCTAGAACAGAATGAATTAATCTACTTCACAGTAGTACAGGTAGATTACAAAAATGATTATAATGGCAGTTATGTAGAAGTAACTACTGATGTAATTGATGCCAAAGTCAAGAAAAAACTAGCTACAATAAAATCAAAATCCACTCCTCAGTTTACTTCTGATAAAAAAGAACAAATCAAATCTGCTTTTAGAAAAGTAATTCAACCTTTAATGTTGGAAGCATTACGAGCACAGCGTTCAAAAACTTACATAGCACCAACGTCATCTTTAACATTACCAATCAGAACTCCTCCCAAAAAAGAAAAAAAGGAAGAACAACCAAAAGTTGAAACTCCTGTAGAAAATACTTCTCCAGTTATTGGAGCTACAATTACTCCTTCTGATGTTGACATTAACATACCAAAAGGAGGAACTAATGAAAATGCTGTTGCTGTAATTATTGGAAATAAGAATTATAGAAACTCAGATGTTCCTGCTGTAAAATACGCAATACATGATGCTGAAATCATGAAACAATACCTTACCCAACTTTATGGATACAGAGAAGGAAACATTATTTATATTGAAGATGCAACACAAGCTGACTTCAATGCTATTTTTGGTATAAAAGGTAATCCTAAAGGAAAGTTATACAATTATGTAAAACCAGAAGAGTCTGATGTATTTATCTATTACAGTGGACATGGTGCTCCCAACCCTGAATCTCAAGAAGGTTATTTTGTTCCTGTAGACACCGATCCATCATTGATTCAATTTAATGGCTATGCTGTTAATACCCTATATGAAAATCTTGCAGCTGTACCCTACAGAAATTTAACTGTAGTTATTGACGCTTGCTTTAGTGGCTCATCTGATGGGGGCATGTTATTGAAAAGTATTTCTCCTGTATTTATAAAAACTGAAAATAAGATTCTACAAGATGAAAATGCTTTTATTTTCTCAGCATCAGCTTCTGAACAAGTTGCTTCTTGGTACGAGGATAAAAGTCATGGTCTATTTACTTACTTCTATCTTAAAGGGCTACAAGGAGCTGCAGACAAGGATCAAGATGGAAGAGTTACCGTAGAAGAAATGTCAACATATCTCAATGATAATGTGACATATATGGCTAGAAGTCTGAATAATAGAGCACAAAATCCACAAATCAATGGTACTCCATCTAGGTATGTAAAATAA
- a CDS encoding HlyD family secretion protein, with protein sequence MKKHQILLTAAVVAIAIAAVATKYYDYIVHPWTRNGQVMANIIQITPRVSGPIVTLHVKDNQFVKAGDLLFEIDPRTFQAALDEASAQLQSTGDNVHSLEEQIRVAKADVDVAKASVDVAKSNILEVEAQIPSMKAEFDRQTKGIKNGSTSKHDFDAAKSNYDVILEQYKAVKVSLEQSKANLAKSKAALSESIANLGKHGSKNAQFQAGLANLHQAELNLEFTKVVAPVDGYVTNLNLRLGSNTVANQPALALVDVNSYWVYGFFKETDIKDIDDNDRAVVTLMSNGESPIEGYVESIGWGISQSDGSTGNDLLPSISPTFDWIRLAQRIPVRVKLVNVPKHVKLRVGSTASVLVNTEQKYQAGNTSDLVASPSPLR encoded by the coding sequence ATGAAAAAGCATCAAATTCTTCTTACTGCTGCCGTTGTAGCTATAGCAATTGCAGCAGTAGCCACAAAATATTATGATTATATCGTACATCCATGGACTAGAAACGGTCAGGTGATGGCGAATATCATTCAAATAACGCCAAGGGTTTCAGGACCTATTGTAACGTTACATGTAAAAGACAATCAGTTTGTAAAAGCTGGAGATCTATTATTTGAGATAGATCCTAGAACTTTTCAAGCTGCATTAGATGAAGCTTCTGCACAATTGCAAAGTACTGGAGATAATGTCCACTCTTTAGAAGAACAAATAAGAGTCGCTAAAGCAGATGTTGATGTTGCCAAAGCAAGTGTAGATGTAGCAAAAAGTAATATTCTAGAAGTTGAAGCACAGATTCCATCCATGAAAGCTGAGTTTGATCGTCAGACGAAAGGTATAAAAAATGGTTCTACTTCTAAACATGACTTCGATGCTGCAAAAAGTAATTACGATGTGATTCTTGAGCAGTATAAAGCTGTCAAGGTATCATTAGAACAGTCAAAAGCCAATTTGGCTAAATCGAAAGCTGCCTTATCTGAATCTATCGCAAACTTAGGCAAGCATGGGAGTAAAAACGCTCAATTTCAAGCTGGGTTAGCCAATTTACATCAAGCTGAGTTAAACTTAGAATTCACGAAAGTGGTTGCCCCTGTGGATGGATATGTTACCAACTTAAACTTACGCCTCGGAAGTAACACTGTAGCAAATCAACCGGCTTTAGCTTTGGTAGATGTCAACTCTTATTGGGTATATGGTTTCTTTAAGGAAACAGACATAAAAGATATAGATGATAACGATAGAGCTGTCGTTACTCTGATGTCGAATGGTGAATCTCCTATTGAAGGCTATGTTGAAAGTATAGGTTGGGGTATTTCTCAATCAGATGGTAGTACAGGTAATGATCTTTTACCTAGTATCAGCCCTACTTTCGATTGGATTCGACTTGCGCAAAGAATTCCTGTTCGTGTTAAATTAGTCAATGTTCCAAAGCATGTAAAATTAAGAGTAGGATCAACAGCATCAGTATTAGTTAATACAGAACAAAAGTATCAAGCTGGAAACACATCAGACTTAGTAGCTTCTCCTTCACCCTTAAGATAA
- a CDS encoding autotransporter domain-containing protein gives MKNLFITIIVFLGIFNQSFAQNNYPARTEADIDSLDYLFPAMGSKIKKMGHSVPMPTGLMFNYVYQQSNIRLEDFKMGTDPNNLHNMDFVGFSPAHSETMAYNVRLDLWLLPFLNVYGNYAYSTSEGSVQITDPLNFPVNTTPETQSYGFGFTTAYGWNDWFMAANFNFTWSDNQALETMTKSQIISVRFGRNFKVGKNGHIAPSVGVQYQHMSPYSLGSIKTSKIKDFLNNDVVQGAKQNLRNKYDEWYDGLSRPEKKIVSEAIDAVQNKVGEHQMPEKLYYSFNKYKMSNFAAIVGVSYFYKNRHMFRAETAVGYGYVNAVFSYNYRFGLYKRREKRLSNHLKNIF, from the coding sequence ATGAAAAATCTATTCATCACAATTATTGTCTTTTTAGGCATTTTCAATCAATCATTTGCACAAAATAATTATCCGGCTAGAACAGAAGCAGATATCGATTCATTAGACTATTTATTTCCTGCTATGGGATCGAAAATTAAGAAGATGGGACACTCTGTACCGATGCCTACAGGTTTAATGTTTAATTATGTATACCAACAATCAAATATTAGATTAGAAGACTTTAAAATGGGTACAGACCCTAATAATTTACACAATATGGATTTCGTTGGGTTCTCCCCTGCCCATTCAGAAACTATGGCCTATAATGTAAGGCTTGATTTATGGTTATTACCTTTTTTAAATGTCTATGGTAATTATGCTTATTCTACTTCAGAAGGATCTGTACAAATTACTGACCCGTTAAATTTCCCCGTAAATACAACACCTGAAACACAATCTTATGGCTTTGGTTTTACTACTGCTTATGGCTGGAATGATTGGTTTATGGCTGCGAACTTTAACTTTACATGGTCTGATAACCAAGCGTTAGAAACCATGACTAAGTCTCAGATTATTTCAGTTCGTTTTGGCCGCAACTTTAAAGTAGGGAAAAATGGACATATCGCTCCATCTGTGGGTGTACAATATCAACATATGTCTCCTTATTCATTGGGATCCATCAAAACTTCAAAAATTAAAGATTTCCTTAACAATGATGTTGTACAAGGTGCCAAACAAAATCTTAGAAATAAATACGACGAATGGTATGATGGTTTAAGTCGTCCAGAGAAGAAAATCGTATCTGAAGCTATTGATGCAGTTCAGAATAAAGTCGGAGAACACCAGATGCCGGAAAAGCTTTATTATTCATTCAATAAATACAAGATGAGCAATTTTGCCGCTATCGTTGGTGTATCATATTTCTATAAAAACAGACATATGTTTAGAGCAGAAACGGCTGTGGGTTATGGTTACGTTAATGCAGTATTTTCTTATAACTACAGATTTGGCTTGTACAAAAGAAGAGAAAAAAGATTAAGTAATCATTTAAAAAATATATTCTAA
- a CDS encoding DUF1656 domain-containing protein has protein sequence MLPYEIPFGDLYVPRLLVSFILGLVCTQILTYFMNKYRISKYFYYAPLVYMCLVVTFTVLLDSLLGLS, from the coding sequence ATGCTGCCATATGAAATTCCGTTTGGAGACTTATATGTTCCTAGACTATTAGTCTCTTTTATTCTAGGGTTAGTTTGTACACAGATACTCACCTACTTTATGAATAAATATAGAATCAGTAAATACTTCTATTATGCACCTCTAGTCTATATGTGTTTGGTCGTAACATTTACTGTATTACTAGATAGTTTATTAGGACTCTCTTAA
- the secDF gene encoding protein translocase subunit SecDF, producing MRNRGFILFIAVVVTLFSLFDLSFSFVSRSVQDKANEYAMDAEGHVDYFKKQAYIDSVWKLPVYDLGLKQYTYEEVKNKELALGLDLQGGMSVTLEVSPVEVILAMAGPNVDAKFEEAIKIAKTTTAENRESFTANFFDALEEVSPNVPFATYFASSANKDRISFNSPNQAVQDLVESEVDGAVERAFEIIRTRIDKFGVTQPNIQRLQGTNRISIELPGVDNPQRVRNLVQGVAKLEFLEVWTMQEAQPYIFQLNQEWVKKEEARKKLAGDAPTVEKAQEKKSNDSLFEGDSTDVASADSAQVDETTISPIVKGFSPYGLMFADTDTAAVNKMLRDTEVMSVVPSDMKFLWGHKPRTVQDGVEVYELYIVKKDREAKISGDVITDAIQSFDQRAQPAVSMSMNVEGAKKWKKMTGQNLGRQIAIALDNEVYTAPVVNSEIDGGRSEITGNFEIAEAKDLANVLKAGKLPAPTRIIEEVVVGPSLGKVAQSQGMTSILIGLGLVIAFMVVYYAKGGAIADVALAANIFFIFGILAELGAALTLPGIAGIVLTIGMSIDANVLIFERIREEQRSGKSLLEAINNGYDRAFWTIFDANLTTLLTGAFLYVFGMGPIKGFAVTLMIGIVCSFFSAVFISRLIVSSITKKKGENAGLNFETALSKNLAGQLNFDFMGKRKMAYIFSAIVIVAGLGALTVNGLNLGVDFTGGRTYIVNFDQEVVPSKLQGALVKEVEGKSVEVKTYGNVNTLKVTTAYLISDETTEADAKVQAAIVKGIEGFTNLKYSKQQNATASTFTIPSTSKVGAAIADDITDGAEEAVLFSLTGIFLYIWLRFRKWNFGAGAIIALFHDTLVVFGAFGIANLLGAGFELDQVFIAAILTVIGYSINDTVVVFDRVREETDGAAEGSSMVSVMNKAINGTLNRTIITSLTTLLVIAVLLIFGGEALRGFSFSLLIGIMVGTYSSIFIAAPVVFDTSKSKIEKKETATA from the coding sequence ATGAGAAACAGAGGTTTTATCCTGTTTATAGCGGTAGTAGTTACCCTATTCAGTTTATTCGACCTATCTTTTTCTTTTGTATCTCGCTCTGTTCAAGATAAGGCAAACGAGTATGCAATGGATGCTGAAGGTCATGTAGATTATTTCAAAAAGCAAGCTTACATCGATTCTGTTTGGAAGCTTCCAGTTTACGACTTAGGTCTTAAGCAATACACTTACGAAGAAGTAAAGAACAAAGAATTAGCTCTTGGTCTTGACCTTCAAGGTGGTATGTCAGTAACATTAGAAGTATCTCCAGTAGAAGTAATTCTTGCAATGGCAGGTCCTAATGTTGACGCTAAATTTGAAGAAGCAATCAAAATTGCTAAAACAACAACTGCAGAAAACAGAGAATCATTCACAGCAAACTTCTTTGATGCTTTAGAAGAAGTTTCTCCAAATGTTCCTTTCGCTACATACTTCGCTTCATCTGCGAATAAAGATCGTATTTCATTCAACTCACCAAACCAAGCTGTTCAAGACTTAGTAGAGTCTGAAGTTGACGGTGCAGTAGAAAGAGCTTTCGAAATTATCCGTACTCGTATTGACAAGTTTGGTGTTACACAACCAAACATCCAACGTTTACAAGGTACTAACCGTATTTCTATCGAATTACCAGGTGTTGACAACCCACAACGTGTACGTAACTTAGTACAAGGTGTTGCAAAATTAGAGTTCTTAGAAGTATGGACTATGCAAGAGGCTCAGCCTTACATCTTCCAATTAAACCAAGAGTGGGTTAAGAAAGAAGAAGCACGTAAGAAATTAGCGGGTGATGCTCCTACAGTTGAAAAAGCTCAAGAGAAAAAATCTAACGATTCATTATTCGAAGGTGATTCTACAGATGTTGCTTCTGCGGATTCTGCTCAAGTGGACGAGACTACAATTTCTCCAATCGTTAAAGGTTTCTCTCCTTACGGTTTAATGTTCGCTGATACTGATACAGCTGCAGTAAACAAAATGTTACGTGATACTGAAGTAATGTCAGTTGTTCCTTCAGACATGAAATTCTTATGGGGTCACAAGCCAAGAACTGTTCAAGACGGTGTTGAGGTTTATGAATTATATATTGTAAAGAAAGATCGTGAAGCAAAAATCTCTGGTGATGTAATCACAGACGCTATCCAATCTTTCGATCAAAGAGCTCAACCTGCAGTTTCTATGTCAATGAACGTAGAAGGTGCTAAGAAGTGGAAGAAAATGACTGGCCAAAACTTAGGTCGTCAAATTGCAATCGCATTAGATAATGAAGTATATACTGCTCCTGTAGTAAACTCTGAAATTGACGGTGGTCGTTCTGAAATTACTGGTAACTTCGAAATTGCTGAGGCAAAAGACTTAGCTAACGTATTAAAAGCAGGTAAACTTCCTGCTCCTACTCGTATCATCGAGGAAGTAGTAGTTGGTCCTTCACTAGGTAAAGTTGCTCAAAGCCAAGGTATGACTTCAATCTTGATTGGTCTTGGTTTAGTAATCGCATTTATGGTAGTATACTATGCGAAAGGTGGTGCTATTGCTGACGTTGCATTGGCTGCTAACATCTTCTTTATCTTCGGTATCTTAGCTGAGCTTGGTGCAGCTTTAACTTTACCAGGTATTGCAGGTATCGTTCTTACAATTGGTATGTCGATTGACGCCAATGTACTAATCTTCGAACGTATTCGTGAAGAGCAAAGAAGCGGTAAGTCTCTATTAGAGGCAATCAATAATGGTTACGACAGAGCATTCTGGACAATCTTTGATGCTAACTTAACGACATTATTAACAGGTGCATTCTTATATGTATTTGGTATGGGTCCTATCAAAGGTTTCGCAGTAACATTAATGATTGGTATCGTTTGTTCATTCTTCTCAGCTGTATTTATTTCTCGTTTGATTGTTTCATCAATCACAAAGAAGAAAGGCGAAAATGCTGGTTTGAACTTCGAAACTGCTTTATCTAAAAACCTTGCAGGTCAATTAAACTTTGACTTCATGGGTAAGCGTAAAATGGCTTATATCTTCTCTGCAATTGTTATTGTTGCAGGTCTAGGTGCACTAACAGTAAACGGTCTTAACTTAGGTGTAGACTTCACTGGTGGTCGTACATATATCGTAAACTTCGATCAAGAAGTAGTTCCTTCTAAATTACAAGGAGCATTAGTAAAAGAAGTAGAAGGTAAATCTGTAGAAGTTAAAACTTACGGTAACGTAAATACTTTAAAGGTTACTACTGCTTACTTAATTTCTGATGAAACAACTGAAGCAGACGCTAAAGTACAAGCTGCAATTGTAAAAGGTATCGAAGGTTTCACTAACCTTAAATACTCTAAGCAGCAAAATGCTACTGCATCTACATTCACAATTCCTTCAACTTCTAAGGTAGGTGCTGCTATTGCAGACGATATCACAGATGGTGCAGAAGAAGCAGTATTATTCTCATTAACTGGTATCTTCTTATACATCTGGTTACGTTTCCGTAAGTGGAACTTCGGTGCAGGTGCAATCATCGCCTTATTCCACGATACATTAGTTGTATTTGGTGCGTTCGGTATTGCTAACTTATTAGGTGCTGGTTTCGAATTAGACCAAGTATTTATTGCTGCCATCCTTACTGTAATTGGTTATTCAATTAACGATACCGTGGTAGTATTTGACCGTGTTCGTGAAGAAACTGATGGTGCTGCAGAAGGTTCTAGCATGGTTAGCGTGATGAACAAAGCGATTAATGGTACATTAAACCGTACGATCATTACTTCATTAACTACTTTATTAGTAATCGCTGTATTATTAATCTTCGGTGGTGAAGCATTAAGAGGATTCTCATTCTCATTATTGATCGGTATCATGGTAGGTACTTATTCTTCGATCTTCATTGCTGCTCCAGTAGTATTTGATACTTCTAAAAGCAAAATCGAAAAGAAAGAAACAGCTACTGCATAG
- a CDS encoding SGNH/GDSL hydrolase family protein: MKASIVLLMIVLFCACNDNENIVPVTNASSNSPNTSSYIVPQKSLSMLALGDSYTIGASVLKEDRWNEQLKVELEERNYKLNDIQYVARTGWTTRNLLNAIADENLLPKYDIVTLLIGVNNQYQRIDIEVFEEEYEELLNLAIQYAGNDPSKVIVLSIPDYGYTYSVPSQSISQEINQYNNLKQSITNRNQVVFHNITSYTRQVQNNPSLVASDGLHPSGNLYKLWVDDIINKVYEQFLVPAN; encoded by the coding sequence ATGAAAGCAAGTATTGTTTTACTGATGATTGTATTGTTTTGTGCTTGTAATGACAATGAAAATATTGTCCCTGTAACTAATGCATCATCAAATTCGCCCAATACTTCTAGTTATATAGTGCCGCAAAAATCTTTATCAATGTTGGCTTTGGGTGATTCTTATACAATAGGTGCAAGTGTTCTAAAAGAAGACCGGTGGAATGAGCAACTCAAAGTAGAATTAGAAGAGAGAAATTATAAGTTAAACGATATACAATACGTTGCAAGAACCGGTTGGACCACAAGAAACTTATTGAATGCTATCGCTGATGAGAACCTTTTGCCAAAGTATGATATCGTTACGCTTTTAATTGGGGTGAATAATCAATATCAACGCATAGATATCGAGGTATTTGAAGAAGAATATGAAGAATTACTCAATTTAGCTATTCAATATGCAGGTAATGATCCAAGCAAAGTCATTGTTCTTAGTATTCCAGATTATGGTTATACGTATAGTGTTCCTTCTCAAAGTATATCTCAAGAAATAAATCAATACAACAACTTAAAACAAAGTATTACAAATCGTAATCAAGTGGTTTTTCATAATATCACATCCTACACAAGACAAGTACAAAACAATCCTAGTTTAGTAGCTTCCGATGGATTACATCCTTCAGGAAATCTATACAAATTATGGGTAGATGATATTATCAATAAAGTATATGAGCAATTTTTAGTGCCTGCCAATTAA
- a CDS encoding efflux transporter outer membrane subunit, translating into MKNLIYFWVIALLLPLTNYAQSAHTLDSIPENWGRDTTSIEEVQQVANWWKIFNDPVLNALVEKTVQNNLNIKIAIQKIEQGRLLYKQSQSGYYPSFAFNISANTQNTQLQENDKSYAELYNAGISMNWEIDVFGRVRKGVKVAKYSYEQAQEDKNAVMVSLLSEVSSAYIRLRMYQNQIIVAESNITSQQQALDLARDRYQNGMTSALDVYQSESIIYNTKASINTLRAQVINEVNLIQVYIGEYPQNLKMALLQSAELPNIPERLQTLLPVDVVRQRPDIRSAEKAMMGMVAQEELAKAEMLPSLAITGNIGFSSVSADTWFNNESMSYYVGPTLSWDIFQGMYKQRSKQIAKVQFQEAQLNYQNTILTAMKEVENSLTNIKEYKEAFGWVEKTVDASNNAFTISMDQYRQGMIDYQPVLNSQQSLLSAQNEMVQTKGNLLGQIISLYQSLGGNWVE; encoded by the coding sequence ATGAAAAATTTAATATACTTTTGGGTAATAGCCTTATTATTACCCCTGACCAATTATGCCCAATCCGCCCATACGTTGGACTCAATTCCTGAAAATTGGGGTAGGGATACAACATCTATTGAAGAAGTTCAACAGGTAGCAAATTGGTGGAAAATCTTTAATGATCCGGTATTAAATGCATTGGTTGAAAAAACTGTTCAGAATAACTTAAATATTAAAATAGCCATTCAGAAAATTGAACAAGGCAGGTTGTTATATAAACAATCTCAGTCAGGCTATTACCCTTCTTTTGCTTTTAATATTTCAGCTAATACACAAAATACTCAACTTCAGGAAAACGATAAGTCTTATGCCGAATTATATAACGCAGGCATAAGCATGAACTGGGAAATTGATGTATTCGGTAGAGTAAGAAAAGGGGTAAAAGTTGCCAAATACTCTTATGAACAAGCACAAGAAGATAAAAATGCCGTTATGGTAAGTTTACTAAGTGAAGTGTCATCGGCTTATATCAGGTTAAGGATGTATCAAAACCAGATTATTGTTGCTGAATCTAATATTACATCACAGCAGCAAGCATTGGATTTGGCAAGAGATCGATATCAAAATGGTATGACATCAGCCTTAGATGTCTATCAATCTGAATCGATTATCTATAACACTAAAGCCTCTATCAATACATTAAGGGCACAAGTAATTAATGAAGTCAACCTGATTCAAGTTTATATTGGTGAATACCCTCAGAACTTAAAAATGGCTCTTTTACAGTCTGCTGAGTTACCAAATATTCCTGAAAGATTACAAACGTTATTACCTGTTGATGTTGTTAGGCAAAGACCCGATATACGATCTGCAGAAAAAGCCATGATGGGAATGGTAGCTCAAGAAGAACTTGCAAAAGCTGAAATGTTACCAAGCTTAGCTATTACAGGTAATATTGGTTTTAGTTCCGTTTCTGCTGATACTTGGTTTAACAATGAATCCATGTCATATTATGTGGGGCCTACCTTAAGTTGGGATATTTTCCAAGGTATGTACAAACAACGATCAAAGCAGATAGCGAAGGTACAATTTCAAGAAGCTCAGTTGAATTATCAGAATACTATACTTACAGCAATGAAAGAAGTTGAAAATAGTTTAACAAACATCAAAGAATATAAAGAGGCTTTTGGTTGGGTAGAAAAAACGGTAGATGCTTCTAACAATGCCTTTACTATTTCGATGGATCAATATCGACAAGGTATGATTGATTATCAGCCAGTATTAAACTCTCAGCAATCCTTATTGAGTGCACAAAATGAAATGGTACAAACAAAAGGAAATTTACTTGGTCAGATTATATCACTTTACCAATCACTAGGTGGTAATTGGGTAGAATAG